One Thermosphaera aggregans DNA segment encodes these proteins:
- a CDS encoding cation-translocating P-type ATPase: MSKPWHSMKPEEALAQLNVNPETGLSSEEASRRLTQYGPNEIIVKKKHPVFLLLHQFSNFLIIILLIATVISAALGEIVDAAAIITIVIIMGVMGFIQEYKAEKAVEALKSMAVPYCTVLRNGVLTEIPASQLVPGDILIVKEGDKVPADARIIESADLLVDESPLTGESTPVEKDSESLLPPETPVSDRRNMVFRGTYVVGGKGRAVVVSTGSSTEIGRIAKAIAEAKEEKTLLEQELDSFGKKIGLIILGIAAVVFVTSLIEGYLGVVEAFMVSVALAVAAIPEGLPAIATALLAIGAYRMAKKKALVRRLGAVETLGAVDVICSDKTGTITKGEMTVKIVKMIGKHCTVEGAGYEPLGRVVCNPGDPRDDSFLYEILAAHTSVDVALTRDSSSWRVKGSPTEGAALVLSYKALGEEGVRKAVEKYPLVKTYPFDRFRKRKTTVHQVGGKYLVVSTGAPELLLDVSTKVRGSGEEELTREVKEALSAEIEKLASQGYRTFGVAYKWMDSFSEDYDVSQVETSLVFYAILGIIDPPREEVVEALKTASKAGIKTIMVTGDHKLTAIAVARMIGLEASEETVLEGRELDRMSDEELARVVDKINVYARVTPEHKARIVKALKAKGYKVAMTGDGVNDAPALKLADVGVAMGIRGTDVAKEASQLILLDDNYSTIVEAVKEGRVIFDNLKKPINYLLTANMGEVGTVFGAELLYLPPPLRPIHLLWVNVVTDALPAVALGLEPAEPGIMEKPPSEYRGGLITKRKILYYVLFGALISGFTILAYTMNSQTLLMAQTAAFTTIVLSEFGRALASRSENKPVWRIRFNKWLIPALATSLMLHVVTIYTPLNQVFYTTPLPLSMWVYGLAASLLIWLIDEARKVIGVRI; this comes from the coding sequence TCCAACTTCCTCATCATAATACTCTTAATAGCCACCGTGATCTCGGCTGCTCTCGGAGAGATCGTGGACGCTGCAGCCATCATCACCATTGTGATCATAATGGGAGTGATGGGCTTCATCCAGGAGTACAAGGCTGAGAAAGCTGTTGAAGCATTAAAATCCATGGCAGTCCCCTACTGCACTGTGCTGAGGAATGGTGTTTTAACCGAAATACCTGCTTCACAGCTTGTCCCAGGGGACATCCTCATTGTCAAGGAAGGGGATAAGGTTCCTGCTGACGCAAGGATTATTGAGTCAGCAGACCTCCTCGTCGACGAGTCCCCTTTAACCGGTGAGTCGACACCGGTGGAGAAGGATTCTGAATCATTGCTCCCCCCGGAAACCCCTGTGAGCGATAGGAGGAACATGGTTTTCAGAGGAACCTATGTTGTCGGAGGGAAGGGGAGGGCTGTAGTAGTCTCAACAGGCTCCTCGACAGAGATAGGGAGGATTGCCAAGGCTATTGCTGAGGCTAAGGAGGAGAAGACTCTTCTAGAACAGGAGCTTGACTCTTTCGGGAAGAAGATAGGGTTGATAATACTGGGGATAGCGGCCGTGGTCTTCGTGACATCCTTGATAGAGGGGTATCTGGGAGTTGTAGAAGCCTTCATGGTTTCAGTAGCCCTAGCTGTTGCGGCAATTCCTGAAGGCCTCCCTGCAATAGCCACAGCCCTGCTCGCCATAGGGGCGTATAGGATGGCGAAGAAGAAAGCACTGGTGAGGAGGCTTGGGGCTGTTGAAACCCTGGGCGCTGTGGACGTTATATGTAGCGATAAAACAGGGACAATCACCAAGGGAGAGATGACGGTTAAGATAGTGAAGATGATTGGAAAGCACTGCACGGTTGAAGGGGCAGGTTATGAGCCTCTTGGAAGAGTGGTGTGCAATCCAGGCGATCCCCGGGATGATTCATTCCTGTACGAGATCCTAGCCGCGCACACAAGCGTTGACGTTGCCTTAACCAGGGATAGCTCCTCGTGGAGGGTGAAGGGCTCTCCCACTGAGGGAGCAGCCTTAGTGCTCTCGTACAAGGCCCTGGGTGAGGAGGGTGTTAGGAAAGCTGTTGAGAAATACCCGTTGGTGAAAACATACCCCTTCGACAGGTTCAGGAAGAGGAAGACAACGGTTCACCAGGTAGGGGGTAAATACCTGGTTGTGTCAACCGGGGCCCCGGAGCTCCTGCTCGATGTTTCAACCAAAGTACGGGGTAGCGGTGAGGAGGAGTTGACGAGAGAGGTGAAGGAGGCCTTGTCAGCGGAGATTGAGAAACTGGCTTCACAGGGCTACAGGACTTTCGGGGTTGCGTACAAGTGGATGGATAGCTTCAGCGAGGATTACGATGTATCACAGGTTGAAACAAGCCTCGTCTTCTACGCTATCCTAGGGATAATAGATCCGCCGCGGGAAGAGGTTGTGGAGGCTTTGAAAACAGCGAGCAAGGCTGGTATTAAAACAATCATGGTTACAGGAGACCATAAGCTAACAGCTATCGCTGTAGCCAGGATGATTGGCTTGGAAGCCAGTGAGGAAACAGTCCTGGAGGGGAGGGAGCTGGACAGGATGAGCGATGAGGAGCTTGCCAGAGTAGTTGACAAGATAAACGTTTACGCAAGGGTCACGCCCGAGCACAAGGCAAGGATTGTTAAAGCGTTGAAAGCTAAAGGCTACAAGGTCGCTATGACAGGGGATGGTGTTAACGACGCCCCGGCTTTAAAGCTCGCTGACGTAGGCGTGGCGATGGGGATAAGGGGGACGGATGTCGCTAAGGAGGCTTCACAGCTCATCCTCCTGGACGACAACTACTCCACAATTGTTGAAGCGGTTAAGGAGGGCAGGGTGATATTCGATAATTTGAAGAAGCCTATAAACTACTTGCTAACAGCCAACATGGGCGAGGTAGGCACTGTTTTCGGCGCTGAACTACTGTACCTTCCGCCCCCGCTGAGACCCATCCATCTGCTATGGGTCAACGTTGTCACTGACGCTCTCCCCGCAGTAGCCCTAGGCCTTGAGCCGGCTGAGCCAGGCATTATGGAGAAGCCTCCTTCAGAGTACAGAGGAGGGTTGATAACTAAGAGGAAAATCCTGTACTACGTCTTGTTCGGAGCACTCATATCCGGTTTCACAATACTAGCTTACACTATGAATTCTCAAACACTGTTAATGGCTCAGACAGCTGCTTTCACGACAATAGTGCTCTCAGAGTTCGGCAGGGCTTTAGCATCGAGGAGTGAGAACAAGCCTGTGTGGAGGATAAGGTTTAACAAGTGGCTTATCCCAGCGCTAGCCACGTCACTAATGCTCCATGTTGTCACCATCTACACGCCGCTGAACCAGGTATTCTACACTACCCCGCTACCTCTGAGCATGTGGGTTTACGGGCTTGCCGCCTCGCTCTTAATATGGCTTATAGATGAGGCTAGGAAGGTAATCGGGGTTAGGATCTAG
- the sufC gene encoding Fe-S cluster assembly ATPase SufC, which yields MLEVKDLVVEVSERRVVNGVSFKVDSGELVVIMGPNGSGKSSLAYAVMGHPQYKVVSGSVIIDGVDYTSRPTHERALAGLFLAFQNPVEIPGVNLFMLLRSVLNKKMGRMDISEYVEGLEKRVRNEAVLIGLKEELLERDLNLGFSGGEKKRSEILQARVIRPKYIILDEPDSGLDVDGVRSVADYIKEALSAGSSIILITHYPRVIEYVSPSRVYVMHRGRFVAEGGLELIDKINREGYRWLEAVSVEGAGT from the coding sequence ATGCTTGAGGTAAAGGATCTCGTCGTCGAGGTTTCCGAGCGGAGAGTTGTCAACGGCGTCAGCTTCAAGGTTGACTCCGGCGAGCTGGTTGTGATAATGGGCCCTAACGGTAGCGGTAAGAGTAGCCTGGCCTACGCTGTCATGGGTCACCCCCAGTATAAGGTTGTCTCCGGTAGCGTGATAATAGACGGGGTTGACTACACCTCCAGGCCGACTCACGAGCGCGCGCTAGCAGGGCTCTTCCTAGCTTTTCAAAACCCTGTTGAAATCCCTGGTGTAAACCTCTTCATGCTTCTCAGGAGTGTTTTAAACAAGAAGATGGGGAGGATGGATATTTCAGAGTATGTTGAAGGATTGGAGAAGAGGGTTAGGAATGAGGCTGTTCTAATAGGGTTGAAGGAGGAGTTGCTTGAAAGGGATTTAAACCTTGGTTTCAGCGGGGGAGAGAAGAAGAGGTCGGAGATCCTGCAGGCACGGGTGATCAGGCCTAAGTACATTATTCTCGACGAGCCTGACAGCGGCCTCGATGTTGACGGTGTCAGGAGCGTTGCCGACTACATTAAGGAAGCGCTGTCCGCAGGCTCCTCCATAATACTGATCACACACTACCCCAGGGTCATAGAGTATGTTTCCCCAAGCAGGGTTTACGTTATGCACCGGGGCAGGTTCGTTGCTGAAGGAGGCTTGGAGCTTATCGACAAGATCAACAGGGAGGGCTATAGGTGGCTGGAGGCTGTGAGCGTTGAGGGTGCTGGAACTTGA
- a CDS encoding SufD family Fe-S cluster assembly protein: MSITELLREGFQKHGDSPTVKHYTDWSVFKNVLEKLVNNEVGLDKKLVVETSGNARVEGLGEIRLYELNSALPKYHMILNSEAVLAGFHGGRGFIKVEPAVETGVSVGNLIARIDSPGTLVLKVVNKVSNGLLLLGLNINVADGVEANVVVDLEEASESASSVNFRVETGSGSVGNIVFLVNPGRMMRIEGLFKPGGNSFTLVRLTGVLNENSRIDAVLDGLVDGLNTTLNLYSTLYMSKHSAGSVRGRGTISPKASEARLVYGFESILEEKAVAYMQPFLEVNSNRVLEARHYARNYLVTQDKLFYLATRGLSFEEAKNIVLTGLLTSLMPEELRSYCYGEIKRRMKGFPRARS, encoded by the coding sequence TTGAGCATCACGGAGCTGCTTAGGGAAGGGTTCCAGAAGCACGGAGACTCGCCAACAGTGAAGCACTACACTGACTGGAGTGTTTTCAAGAATGTTTTAGAGAAGCTCGTCAACAACGAGGTAGGGTTGGATAAGAAGCTAGTGGTTGAAACATCGGGCAATGCTCGAGTAGAAGGCCTCGGCGAGATAAGGCTTTACGAGCTCAACTCAGCCCTCCCGAAATACCACATGATCTTGAACAGCGAAGCAGTCCTCGCCGGCTTCCACGGGGGAAGGGGCTTTATCAAAGTGGAGCCAGCAGTTGAGACAGGCGTGAGTGTTGGAAACCTTATAGCGAGGATTGATTCACCCGGCACGCTCGTGTTAAAGGTTGTGAACAAAGTGTCGAATGGCTTATTGCTGCTGGGGTTGAATATCAACGTAGCCGACGGTGTTGAAGCCAACGTAGTCGTGGATTTAGAGGAAGCCTCTGAGTCTGCTTCAAGCGTCAACTTCAGAGTGGAGACCGGGAGTGGATCGGTCGGCAATATTGTCTTCCTGGTTAACCCGGGGAGGATGATGAGGATTGAGGGCTTGTTCAAGCCCGGCGGCAACTCCTTCACGCTTGTGAGATTAACCGGTGTTTTAAACGAGAACAGCAGGATTGACGCTGTGCTCGACGGGCTTGTCGACGGTTTAAACACCACGCTAAACCTTTACTCAACACTCTACATGAGCAAGCATTCAGCAGGTAGTGTGCGAGGCAGGGGGACGATATCGCCTAAAGCCTCAGAGGCCAGGCTGGTGTACGGGTTTGAATCAATCCTTGAGGAGAAGGCTGTAGCGTACATGCAACCGTTTCTAGAGGTTAACAGTAACAGGGTGTTGGAGGCTAGGCACTACGCTAGAAACTACCTGGTCACACAGGACAAGCTCTTCTACCTGGCTACGAGAGGGCTGAGCTTCGAGGAGGCTAAGAACATTGTGCTGACAGGGTTGTTAACCAGTTTAATGCCGGAGGAGCTTAGGAGCTACTGCTACGGTGAAATAAAGAGGAGGATGAAGGGTTTTCCAAGGGCTAGATCCTAA
- a CDS encoding extracellular solute-binding protein: MSKALTKIQAVIIVLIVAVAAIAGAYLISQQIGAQQTTTTQTTTPTTTPTGTETTTTPTGTGTTTPPPAGNVILIGDLSITVPANFKAFVDAAKDGSISVTIYFGHALSQDEFNAFQQVIDMFKQEYPGINVVPIPYSSMDALKTQISAIAALPPEQRESFIGQAPDVFTWAHDWIGSFADKGWILDLETFIGTEAIINDIAPAIQPLAMSAVTYKLKTYGLPYAGEAIALIVNKQLVPNPPTTFDEMKNIMQQFHNPSAGKYGLSYQFDPYHLYPFITAFGGYYYDEETGSVGVNSTGTKDGVKFYIQNVLPYLDTSDLGFNNQLNNFLTGKTPMIITGPWALPSIKNAIGLNNIEVVPIPNIGNNVPKPFSGFRNLYLTILANSGGVQRTYASVLFILYMALNDNALKILVEQNGYVPVKQSVIQYVVNNKSQYPVVYGFMQQVLRSSPMPKDPKMDKVWGIGTNLNAIIGEYTNALAEGKTVEEAIQAAIAVVDPQLDEAYATIMQSMGR, from the coding sequence TTGAGTAAAGCTCTAACGAAGATCCAAGCTGTGATTATAGTTTTAATCGTGGCGGTAGCGGCCATTGCCGGAGCATATCTTATTTCTCAGCAAATAGGAGCACAGCAAACCACAACAACTCAGACAACAACCCCCACTACCACGCCGACCGGAACAGAAACCACTACAACCCCTACGGGAACAGGTACAACAACCCCGCCCCCTGCAGGCAACGTGATATTAATCGGTGATTTGTCAATCACTGTTCCAGCCAACTTCAAAGCATTCGTCGACGCAGCCAAGGATGGAAGCATCTCCGTTACAATATACTTCGGTCACGCATTATCCCAGGACGAGTTCAACGCATTCCAGCAAGTAATCGACATGTTCAAGCAGGAATACCCTGGCATCAACGTTGTTCCAATACCCTACTCCAGCATGGATGCGTTGAAAACACAGATTTCTGCGATAGCGGCGCTCCCGCCGGAGCAGAGGGAGAGCTTCATAGGCCAGGCGCCTGATGTTTTCACATGGGCTCACGACTGGATAGGCTCCTTCGCTGATAAGGGATGGATACTGGATCTTGAAACATTTATTGGAACAGAAGCAATTATCAACGATATCGCCCCGGCTATACAGCCCTTAGCGATGTCCGCAGTTACCTATAAGCTTAAGACGTATGGACTCCCCTACGCGGGTGAGGCAATCGCCCTCATTGTTAACAAGCAGTTGGTTCCCAATCCGCCAACCACTTTCGATGAAATGAAGAATATCATGCAGCAGTTCCACAATCCTAGTGCAGGCAAATACGGACTATCCTACCAGTTTGACCCCTACCACCTCTACCCGTTCATCACCGCGTTCGGCGGATACTACTATGATGAGGAAACGGGATCCGTCGGTGTTAACTCTACTGGGACGAAAGATGGTGTTAAATTCTACATTCAAAACGTCCTACCATACCTAGACACCTCGGACCTCGGCTTTAACAACCAGCTGAACAACTTCCTCACAGGTAAAACACCTATGATAATAACTGGCCCATGGGCCCTGCCCTCAATTAAGAACGCTATTGGGCTGAACAATATTGAAGTAGTACCTATTCCAAACATAGGCAACAACGTTCCGAAACCGTTCAGCGGTTTCAGAAACCTCTACCTCACAATCCTAGCTAACTCCGGAGGCGTTCAAAGAACCTACGCGAGCGTCCTTTTCATACTGTACATGGCTCTGAACGATAACGCGTTGAAAATACTTGTCGAGCAGAACGGTTACGTACCTGTTAAACAATCAGTAATACAGTACGTCGTCAACAACAAGTCCCAGTACCCTGTAGTATACGGTTTCATGCAGCAGGTCCTGAGGAGCTCGCCAATGCCTAAAGACCCCAAGATGGACAAGGTGTGGGGAATCGGCACCAACCTGAACGCTATAATCGGCGAGTACACTAATGCCTTAGCGGAGGGTAAGACTGTCGAGGAGGCTATTCAGGCTGCTATCGCTGTTGTGGATCCGCAGCTCGACGAGGCATATGCAACCATAATGCAGAGCATGGGCAGGTGA
- the sufB gene encoding Fe-S cluster assembly protein SufB, giving the protein MRVLELDEQVYLEGVFYPKEVELRGKISRGLVEEISRLKKEPEWMTRHRLRALEYFEKAPMPKWMTGVWSIDLDEISSYYVKPAHAKVEKWEDLPEEIRRIYEKLNLPETYAKYLAGLTTVLDSESVYTAMKDLLKDLGVVMVPMEEAVRKYPDLVKQYFGRVFPYTDHKFAALHHALWSGGVFVYVPRNVKIPYPVEAFFFIGSELEGQFEHTVVVTDVNSEITFIEGCSAPRLKTFSFHDGMVELYAHEGSKLSFVTVQNWSRDIVNFNNKRGIAEKNSVIEWIEGSIGSKITITYPSTILKGEYAKTNSTVVGIANGPFIKDTGSKIVHAAPYTSSRVVSKSISAKRGVNIYRGMVQVNKGARGSKSFVQCESLILDEESKSYTYPIIHAYENDADIAHEATTARISEDQLFYLKSRGLSEREALSLMILGFIRDVFPRLPFEYVSMLTKVIQLEFSEMGGVG; this is encoded by the coding sequence TTGAGGGTGCTGGAACTTGACGAGCAAGTCTATCTCGAGGGGGTGTTTTACCCGAAAGAGGTTGAGTTAAGGGGGAAGATTTCCAGGGGTCTGGTCGAGGAGATTTCGAGGCTTAAGAAGGAGCCTGAGTGGATGACCCGCCACAGGCTGAGGGCTCTCGAGTATTTTGAAAAAGCCCCCATGCCGAAATGGATGACGGGTGTTTGGAGCATAGATCTCGATGAAATATCATCCTACTATGTTAAGCCTGCTCACGCTAAGGTTGAGAAATGGGAGGACCTCCCCGAGGAGATTAGGAGGATTTACGAGAAGCTCAACCTCCCCGAGACCTATGCGAAATATCTTGCAGGCTTGACAACAGTGCTTGACAGTGAGAGCGTTTACACAGCGATGAAGGATTTGCTGAAAGACCTGGGAGTCGTCATGGTCCCGATGGAGGAGGCTGTTCGGAAATACCCCGACCTTGTTAAACAATACTTTGGAAGGGTCTTCCCCTACACGGATCACAAGTTCGCAGCCCTCCACCACGCCTTGTGGAGCGGCGGGGTTTTCGTGTACGTGCCTAGGAACGTTAAAATACCTTATCCTGTTGAAGCATTCTTCTTCATTGGAAGCGAGCTAGAGGGTCAGTTTGAACACACTGTCGTGGTAACAGATGTGAACAGCGAGATAACCTTCATCGAAGGTTGTAGCGCGCCGAGGCTTAAAACCTTCAGCTTCCACGACGGCATGGTTGAGCTTTACGCTCACGAAGGGTCGAAGCTCAGCTTCGTAACCGTTCAAAACTGGAGCAGGGATATTGTCAACTTCAACAATAAGAGAGGGATTGCTGAGAAAAACTCGGTTATTGAGTGGATAGAGGGAAGCATTGGGAGCAAGATAACAATAACCTATCCTTCAACCATCCTGAAGGGAGAGTACGCTAAGACTAACAGCACGGTTGTAGGGATTGCCAACGGGCCGTTCATCAAGGATACTGGTTCGAAAATAGTTCACGCAGCCCCTTACACGTCAAGTAGGGTGGTCTCCAAGAGCATTAGCGCTAAGCGCGGGGTTAACATATACAGGGGTATGGTGCAGGTTAACAAGGGTGCTAGAGGGTCTAAAAGCTTCGTCCAGTGTGAGAGCCTGATCCTGGATGAGGAGAGCAAGAGCTACACATACCCTATAATACACGCTTACGAGAACGATGCTGACATAGCCCACGAGGCAACAACCGCTAGGATTAGCGAGGACCAGTTATTTTACCTGAAGTCTAGAGGTCTCTCCGAGAGGGAAGCGTTATCGCTCATGATACTTGGCTTCATAAGGGATGTATTCCCGAGACTCCCATTCGAATATGTTTCAATGCTTACAAAAGTTATCCAACTAGAGTTCAGCGAGATGGGTGGTGTGGGTTGA